A window of the Gammaproteobacteria bacterium genome harbors these coding sequences:
- a CDS encoding glycosyltransferase family 4 protein — protein sequence MLIYCFAERYPDPYKPYLDTQLAYLLRESHRVQVFAEGRYERDRVGLSTELLNLEEKTQYYPSTLKTLPRFFGNACIATIKSPLASLKNLYRTIDGSASFKKNLMSAARALVLPTAEPDVCLIHNLATMEKLTFLKQLYPGSKVVMYYHGGELPRQQFIRDEKNIFDSTDKVFTCTRYSLDHAVKRGCPSEKIFISPVGFELNNYPVDENKFYRKDEVLRMVSIGRFSQEKGFIFALQAIHSLVKEGHTNIHYTLIGDGYLKRELIDYVHTNGLEGYVEFAGEMPYAKVIETLSKMDLLVLPSITTERCAENQACVVQEALLMRLLVISTKVGGVQESICDELTLFSVEEQDSAGIASMIKLVLGFSQSKFRTYADRGREFAINKYSISKVTQQLLQQSIG from the coding sequence GTGCTGATTTATTGTTTCGCGGAAAGATATCCGGATCCCTACAAACCGTACCTGGACACCCAACTGGCTTATTTGCTGCGCGAGAGTCATCGTGTTCAGGTATTTGCCGAAGGAAGGTACGAAAGGGACAGAGTAGGCTTAAGCACGGAGCTGCTAAATTTAGAGGAAAAAACTCAATATTATCCGTCAACGTTAAAAACTCTTCCTCGCTTTTTTGGTAATGCTTGTATCGCAACAATTAAATCACCCTTGGCAAGTTTAAAGAATCTATACAGAACAATCGATGGCAGTGCGTCATTTAAAAAAAATCTAATGAGTGCAGCAAGAGCTTTGGTGCTGCCGACAGCTGAGCCGGATGTATGTTTGATTCACAATCTTGCCACGATGGAAAAGCTGACATTTCTCAAACAATTATACCCCGGATCGAAGGTGGTTATGTATTACCATGGAGGCGAGTTACCTAGACAACAGTTTATCCGCGATGAGAAAAATATATTCGATTCCACAGATAAAGTGTTTACCTGTACCCGGTACAGTCTGGACCATGCCGTTAAACGAGGTTGTCCGTCGGAGAAAATATTTATTAGTCCTGTGGGTTTCGAATTGAATAATTACCCTGTGGATGAGAATAAGTTTTACAGAAAAGATGAAGTATTAAGAATGGTGTCTATAGGCAGATTTAGCCAGGAGAAAGGGTTTATATTTGCTCTACAAGCGATACATAGTCTTGTTAAAGAAGGTCACACAAATATTCATTACACTCTTATAGGCGATGGGTATTTGAAACGTGAGTTGATTGATTACGTCCATACTAATGGCTTGGAGGGTTATGTAGAATTTGCCGGTGAGATGCCATATGCTAAAGTGATAGAGACTCTCTCTAAAATGGACTTATTAGTTTTACCCAGTATAACTACGGAACGTTGCGCAGAAAATCAGGCATGCGTGGTGCAGGAAGCGCTATTAATGCGTTTGCTGGTTATTTCGACTAAAGTAGGTGGCGTGCAGGAATCCATTTGTGATGAGTTAACGTTGTTTTCAGTAGAAGAGCAAGACAGCGCCGGCATCGCATCTATGATAAAGCTTGTTCTTGGTTTTTCTCAATCCAAATTCCGAACTTATGCAGACAGGGGCCGTGAGTTTGCGATTAATAAATATTCTATCAGTAAAGTAACTCAGCAACTGCTGCAACAATCCATAGGCTAG
- a CDS encoding discoidin domain-containing protein: protein MIQSKKQRSESPGRILIILILALFLHVPFAAADWSIGIYEGSTPISAGPVSGVPNAVITAADVTDVPAGFVADPFLFRDAGTWYMFFEILNLNTSEGDIGYATSPDGYNWTYQQIVLDESFHLSYPQVFQVGGQYYMIPETGDTDSIRLYTTSTFPTNWTYVSTLINTSIGDIDPTIFQFNGSWWIFSSPATNDQLRLYYADNLTGPWTEHPSSPLITADASRARPGGSVINDGVHLYRIAQDDLPNYGTGVRAFEITTLTRSSYAEVEVVGSPLYGPSGFGWNRDGMHHMDVKPNGTGGWLAAVDGRGDFSQKLDSGISKDTWVLWDVDSEELVAENGSATNAFDNDISTYWNSEWLDVFPLLPHSIEIALGGQYPVDGFVYIPRQDGTVNGRIGGYEFYVSVDGQNWGLPVASGIFANDATAKEIRFSPQNAQFVRLVATSDWAGSNLTSVAELYVLNSAGAGTGNVAPNGTIDTPATDITVFTGESVNFSGTGVDVDGDLPLSYIWSFGAGSGIADATVEDPGSVQFNTPGNYTVTFTVRDSTGLGDPTPATRTVTVRNAGASDPIPQAAWSLLNVDSEETAGENGSAVNAFDGDLSTFWHTDWSGASPSHPHNIDIFLGGQFLIDGFVYTPRQDGGENGRIADYELYISLDGVNWGAPVISGTFANNDLPKEINFVTTEGQYVRFMSLSEVNGNPWAVAAEINVLGNASAGSGNLAPNGSIITPTTDITIAVGGSIDFSASASDPDANNPLSYLWNFGAGSGIADSTALVPGAVAYGLAGTYTVTFTATDALGLSDPTPAIRTVTVIDPSATTPIPQTAWSLWYVDSEETAAENGAAVNAFDGNPGTIWHTDWSGTSPAPPHTLEIALGAPYTVDGFVYTPRQDGVNGRIGDYEFYVSTDGSNWVQVSVGSFANDSSDKEVRFAASEAQFVRLVAVGEVNGNQWTTVAELNVLGVPSTGGGNLPPNSNIDSPNQNLTIVAGDSVSFTATGSDIDGNTPLTYSWNFGPGSGLADSTLEDPGLLPFNTPGTYTVTLTVTDSLGLSDPTPATRTITVQDPNAGTPISQSGWSLLAVDSEETVGENGAASNAFDGNPDTIWHTQWLGGSPTPPHNIDIALGASYSVDGFVYVPRQDGGENGNINSYEFYVSVDGVSWTLAASGVFANDASFKEVRFSSQPAQYVRLVAISEVNGSEWTSVAEIQVFGR from the coding sequence ATGATTCAATCAAAAAAACAACGATCAGAAAGCCCCGGAAGAATTTTAATAATATTGATTCTTGCATTATTTTTACACGTACCCTTCGCAGCAGCAGATTGGTCCATCGGTATCTATGAAGGCAGTACACCGATAAGCGCCGGGCCGGTATCCGGTGTTCCTAATGCAGTTATTACCGCGGCAGATGTGACAGATGTACCGGCCGGTTTTGTTGCCGATCCATTTTTATTCCGGGACGCGGGTACCTGGTACATGTTTTTCGAGATCCTGAATCTCAATACCAGTGAAGGCGATATTGGTTATGCGACCAGTCCGGATGGATATAACTGGACCTATCAACAAATTGTTTTAGATGAAAGTTTTCATTTGTCTTACCCGCAAGTATTTCAGGTAGGTGGCCAATATTATATGATACCGGAGACTGGAGACACTGACTCCATTCGCTTGTATACCACTAGTACATTTCCAACCAACTGGACCTATGTTTCCACATTGATAAATACCAGTATTGGTGATATTGATCCGACTATTTTCCAATTTAACGGTAGTTGGTGGATATTTTCCAGTCCCGCGACCAACGATCAACTAAGGTTGTATTATGCGGATAATCTTACCGGCCCTTGGACCGAGCACCCCAGCAGTCCGTTGATTACTGCGGATGCAAGTAGAGCGCGGCCGGGAGGTAGTGTTATAAATGACGGTGTTCATCTTTATCGAATTGCTCAAGATGATCTACCTAATTACGGTACCGGTGTTAGAGCATTTGAAATTACAACCCTAACCCGTAGCAGCTATGCCGAAGTGGAAGTGGTTGGTAGTCCGTTATACGGTCCTTCGGGGTTTGGGTGGAATAGGGACGGCATGCATCACATGGACGTTAAACCTAACGGTACCGGCGGATGGCTTGCTGCGGTGGATGGTAGAGGGGATTTTTCGCAAAAACTGGACAGTGGGATTTCAAAGGATACGTGGGTATTGTGGGATGTGGATAGCGAGGAATTGGTAGCAGAAAACGGTTCCGCCACTAATGCTTTTGATAACGATATTAGTACCTATTGGAATTCGGAATGGTTGGATGTGTTTCCTTTGTTGCCCCATTCTATAGAAATTGCATTGGGTGGACAGTATCCTGTTGATGGATTTGTATATATTCCCCGGCAAGATGGTACTGTGAATGGGCGTATTGGAGGCTATGAATTTTATGTGAGCGTTGACGGCCAGAACTGGGGATTACCGGTGGCCTCAGGAATATTCGCGAACGATGCGACTGCGAAAGAAATTCGATTTTCACCGCAAAATGCGCAGTTTGTTCGTCTGGTAGCAACCAGTGACTGGGCCGGTAGTAACTTGACATCAGTAGCTGAGTTGTATGTGTTGAATAGTGCTGGTGCAGGAACAGGGAATGTGGCGCCAAATGGCACTATTGATACACCCGCTACCGATATAACGGTATTTACTGGGGAAAGCGTCAATTTTTCCGGTACAGGCGTTGACGTGGATGGCGATTTACCGCTGAGCTACATTTGGAGTTTCGGCGCAGGTTCCGGTATTGCAGATGCTACCGTAGAAGACCCGGGGTCTGTACAGTTCAACACCCCCGGTAATTACACGGTAACCTTTACTGTCAGGGATTCAACCGGGTTGGGTGATCCTACACCAGCGACCCGAACAGTAACCGTCCGAAACGCGGGCGCCAGCGATCCCATCCCCCAGGCTGCCTGGAGCTTATTGAATGTGGATAGCGAAGAAACTGCGGGAGAGAATGGATCTGCAGTAAATGCGTTTGATGGTGATTTGTCCACCTTTTGGCATACCGACTGGTCAGGTGCCAGCCCATCGCATCCACACAATATTGATATTTTTCTGGGTGGCCAGTTTTTGATAGATGGCTTTGTATATACCCCAAGGCAGGACGGTGGTGAAAACGGGCGGATTGCGGATTATGAACTGTACATCAGCTTGGATGGCGTTAATTGGGGCGCTCCGGTAATCAGCGGCACCTTTGCCAACAATGACCTGCCTAAAGAAATTAATTTCGTGACAACTGAAGGTCAGTATGTTCGTTTCATGTCGCTGAGTGAGGTTAACGGTAACCCATGGGCAGTTGCGGCCGAGATCAATGTATTAGGCAATGCCAGTGCCGGTTCAGGGAATCTGGCGCCCAATGGTTCCATTATCACGCCGACGACGGATATCACTATCGCAGTCGGAGGGTCCATTGATTTTAGTGCATCGGCCTCCGATCCTGATGCCAATAATCCTTTAAGCTATCTTTGGAATTTTGGTGCCGGATCTGGAATTGCCGACTCAACAGCGCTTGTTCCCGGTGCCGTAGCTTACGGATTAGCCGGTACCTATACAGTAACCTTTACGGCCACTGACGCGCTGGGTTTGAGTGATCCTACACCTGCCATTCGCACGGTGACCGTTATTGATCCTTCGGCCACTACGCCCATTCCCCAAACCGCATGGAGTTTGTGGTACGTAGACAGTGAGGAGACTGCTGCCGAAAACGGAGCAGCGGTTAATGCCTTTGATGGTAATCCGGGGACTATATGGCACACAGATTGGTCCGGAACCAGTCCTGCACCGCCACACACATTAGAGATCGCGTTGGGTGCGCCCTATACTGTAGACGGGTTTGTGTATACGCCACGGCAGGATGGTGTCAATGGTCGCATTGGTGACTATGAGTTTTATGTCAGCACGGATGGTAGCAATTGGGTCCAAGTGTCAGTAGGTAGCTTTGCCAATGACAGCAGTGATAAGGAAGTTCGATTTGCCGCTTCGGAGGCGCAGTTCGTACGTTTGGTTGCCGTAGGCGAAGTGAATGGCAATCAGTGGACCACGGTCGCAGAGCTCAATGTTCTTGGTGTGCCGAGTACGGGGGGGGGTAATTTGCCTCCAAATTCAAACATAGACAGCCCGAACCAGAATCTGACCATAGTGGCAGGCGATAGCGTGAGTTTTACTGCGACCGGTTCTGATATAGATGGTAATACCCCATTGACTTATTCCTGGAATTTCGGCCCGGGTTCGGGCCTTGCGGATTCAACACTGGAAGATCCGGGACTGTTACCGTTTAATACCCCAGGGACTTATACCGTGACTTTGACCGTAACGGACTCTTTGGGCTTGAGTGACCCGACACCGGCGACCCGGACAATTACCGTGCAGGATCCAAATGCCGGTACACCTATTTCGCAGTCCGGTTGGAGTCTGCTGGCAGTGGATAGTGAAGAGACTGTTGGTGAGAATGGAGCTGCCAGTAATGCTTTTGACGGGAATCCTGATACTATATGGCATACCCAATGGTTGGGTGGCAGTCCCACTCCACCGCACAATATAGATATTGCATTGGGGGCTTCTTACTCCGTTGATGGTTTTGTATATGTACCTAGACAGGACGGTGGAGAGAACGGCAACATTAATTCCTACGAGTTTTATGTAAGTGTTGATGGTGTTAGTTGGACGCTTGCAGCATCTGGTGTATTCGCCAATGATGCCAGTTTCAAAGAGGTTCGTTTTAGTTCGCAGCCGGCACAATATGTTCGTTTGGTTGCGATTTCAGAAGTCAATGGCAGTGAATGGACTTCGGTTGCCGAAATACAAGTGTTTGGACGGTAG
- a CDS encoding ATP-grasp domain-containing protein, whose translation MNILLTDGNNRAALAITRSLGRAGYTVFCGEKTEDSISSASKYCHGKFTYADPVRHSDKFVEDVLQQVEIQKIDLVIPVSEITTLLITENSEMFQGKCKLAFSDYFNIANASNKAHVFDLAAKLDVPIPRTHTLNSILDLETLDPAFPYPVVIKPSRSRVKTKSGWLLTRVSYAYDSEELRKSLEDKPEEEYPVLLQQRINGPGIGVFACYADGQLMAIFSHRRLREKPPSGGVSVLRESTEVNPKAKLYTDKLLKALKWNGVAMVEFKLDEDDNEPKLMEINARYWGSLQLAIDAGVNFPLIMTDYQLKQIRNPVPQYRVGIRSRWFWGDFDALLLLLLKPPHKLQLPPSHPGRLKTLLEFLKLWNKQTHYEVFSWKDIKPWLLETRRKFF comes from the coding sequence ATGAACATTCTGTTAACTGACGGAAATAACCGTGCAGCCCTGGCCATCACCCGTTCATTAGGAAGAGCAGGTTATACCGTATTTTGTGGCGAAAAAACCGAAGACTCTATTAGTTCAGCATCCAAATATTGCCATGGTAAATTTACTTACGCAGACCCGGTGAGACATAGCGATAAGTTTGTTGAGGATGTACTCCAGCAAGTCGAAATACAAAAAATTGATTTAGTTATACCGGTTTCCGAGATTACCACTTTGTTAATTACCGAGAACTCTGAAATGTTTCAAGGAAAATGTAAATTGGCATTTTCCGACTATTTTAATATCGCCAATGCGTCGAACAAGGCTCATGTATTTGACCTAGCCGCCAAGTTGGATGTTCCCATTCCGAGAACGCACACCCTGAACAGCATATTAGATCTGGAAACACTGGATCCGGCATTTCCGTACCCGGTGGTCATCAAACCCTCCAGATCGCGAGTAAAAACCAAGTCAGGCTGGCTTTTAACACGAGTCAGTTATGCCTATGACTCTGAGGAACTCCGTAAATCATTAGAAGATAAACCGGAAGAGGAATATCCTGTTCTTTTGCAGCAAAGAATTAACGGCCCAGGGATTGGGGTTTTTGCCTGTTATGCGGATGGGCAATTAATGGCAATTTTCAGTCATCGTCGTTTGAGGGAAAAACCTCCGTCAGGGGGCGTTAGTGTTTTGAGGGAGAGTACCGAAGTTAATCCGAAGGCAAAGTTATACACGGATAAATTACTCAAAGCCTTGAAATGGAATGGCGTAGCCATGGTGGAGTTCAAACTGGATGAAGATGATAATGAACCTAAACTTATGGAAATCAACGCGCGTTATTGGGGTTCACTGCAACTGGCCATTGATGCCGGCGTTAATTTTCCTTTGATCATGACGGATTACCAATTAAAACAGATCAGAAATCCGGTACCCCAGTATCGTGTTGGCATTCGTTCTCGTTGGTTTTGGGGTGATTTTGATGCTTTGCTTTTGTTGCTGTTGAAACCACCGCACAAACTGCAATTACCACCATCTCACCCAGGGCGACTGAAAACCTTACTTGAATTTCTTAAACTATGGAACAAGCAGACCCACTACGAAGTGTTCTCATGGAAGGATATAAAACCCTGGTTATTGGAAACGCGGAGAAAATTTTTTTAA
- a CDS encoding polysaccharide deacetylase family protein produces MLHTFKQLIKRLICALLYYSGLLFLFKKWVMRGKAVVLMYHRVIPETPGLKTYSHKGIIVDEKSFEKQLDFLKRHFQVLSAPEFVKSLHRKIPFEKPSCLISFDDGWIDNHDHAYTQLKKRNIPAIIFLPTDYMGTGKLFWQERLCNTMHILCKDLAQHAQLLGRMGFEMKSNDPDHEILKFVSQQKNQSPETIETLLCDLEQYMHDQNIKFPLENMDSYLNWDQVRAMDSNIIYYGSHAQSHTMLPKLSRDRQRNELSHSKTIIETETGLSIDSIAFPNGDYNQDTLSLCEECNYKVAFTTQRGHVSANDNPFMLKRVNVNNAVSASIPIFFCRVLGLL; encoded by the coding sequence ATGTTGCACACCTTTAAACAACTGATAAAAAGACTTATATGTGCTTTGCTTTACTATTCAGGCCTGCTGTTTTTGTTTAAAAAATGGGTCATGCGAGGTAAAGCCGTGGTTTTAATGTATCACCGTGTCATTCCCGAGACTCCGGGTCTCAAAACCTATTCACATAAAGGCATAATTGTTGACGAAAAGTCTTTTGAGAAGCAACTGGATTTTCTCAAAAGACATTTTCAAGTTTTGTCGGCGCCGGAGTTTGTTAAATCACTACACCGGAAAATCCCGTTTGAAAAACCCAGCTGCCTGATTAGCTTCGATGATGGCTGGATAGATAATCACGATCACGCATACACACAGCTTAAGAAACGAAATATTCCTGCAATTATTTTTTTACCGACAGACTACATGGGCACCGGAAAACTTTTCTGGCAGGAACGTCTATGTAACACCATGCATATACTCTGTAAAGATTTAGCCCAACATGCACAGCTACTTGGGCGTATGGGTTTTGAAATGAAATCAAATGACCCTGACCATGAGATCTTAAAATTTGTCAGCCAACAAAAAAATCAGTCGCCCGAAACTATCGAAACCTTGCTTTGTGATCTTGAGCAATACATGCACGATCAGAATATAAAGTTTCCTCTGGAAAACATGGATAGTTACCTGAATTGGGATCAGGTTCGTGCCATGGACTCAAATATTATCTACTATGGGTCACATGCCCAGTCTCACACGATGTTACCCAAACTCAGCCGTGACCGGCAGAGAAATGAACTTAGCCATTCTAAAACCATTATAGAAACCGAAACCGGCTTAAGCATCGATTCCATTGCATTTCCAAATGGGGACTACAATCAAGACACGCTTTCTCTGTGTGAGGAATGTAACTACAAAGTAGCATTCACCACCCAACGCGGTCATGTCAGCGCAAACGACAACCCATTCATGTTAAAACGAGTCAATGTAAACAATGCCGTATCGGCAAGCATTCCCATTTTTTTCTGCCGCGTGTTAGGGCTGCTATAA
- a CDS encoding DegT/DnrJ/EryC1/StrS family aminotransferase, with protein MKWLAQSLSGKKSIETFRHAIEEKFHTFNCQFISSGRTALYLALRDLRTLAPHPGADEVIIPSYTCYSVPGSVEKAGLKIRVCDIDPGTLSYDLDALNRFDFSKVLAIVSSNLYGFPNDLPAITNIAKQHNVFFIDDAAQSMGAMIADQYAGTYGDVGIYSLDKGKNITSIQGGIVVSNHAEFSQVFDETVNSLPLQSSLSLMADTVKLCAYSLLLPPRYYWIAAKLLSLGTTPYTTDYPVHAYSEVMANMAFTLFEDLDKINSRRIHNAEYMIQTLEPYTSITPIHPVKQSKPVYLRLPLLISDNRNQIVDKLNAAGIGATTSYPEAIINVPQLRNSLDRRDLNCPGGCQVAKEIVTLPTQAYMNQQSLDKTIDILISS; from the coding sequence ATGAAATGGTTAGCACAATCACTATCGGGTAAAAAGTCTATTGAAACATTCCGACACGCGATCGAGGAAAAGTTTCATACTTTCAACTGTCAATTTATTTCGTCAGGAAGAACGGCGCTTTATTTGGCCCTTAGAGACCTAAGAACACTGGCGCCCCATCCGGGAGCAGACGAAGTGATTATCCCCTCCTATACCTGTTACTCAGTCCCTGGGTCAGTGGAAAAAGCCGGGTTAAAGATTCGCGTGTGCGATATTGACCCCGGCACCTTAAGCTATGATCTCGACGCACTCAATCGTTTTGATTTCAGCAAAGTTCTGGCAATAGTCAGTTCCAACCTTTACGGGTTCCCCAACGATTTACCGGCGATAACCAACATCGCTAAGCAGCATAATGTGTTTTTTATTGATGATGCCGCACAAAGCATGGGGGCAATGATTGCAGATCAATACGCCGGAACCTATGGCGATGTCGGTATTTACAGCTTGGACAAAGGGAAAAACATCACGTCTATCCAAGGCGGTATAGTGGTAAGCAATCATGCGGAATTTAGTCAAGTGTTTGATGAAACCGTAAATAGCCTGCCGCTGCAATCTTCACTAAGTCTAATGGCAGACACCGTAAAACTCTGCGCTTACTCGCTGCTTCTTCCGCCTCGGTACTATTGGATTGCCGCCAAACTGTTAAGTCTGGGAACCACCCCATACACCACAGACTACCCGGTTCATGCTTACTCCGAGGTCATGGCAAATATGGCATTTACGCTTTTTGAGGACCTGGATAAAATCAACTCCAGACGAATTCACAATGCAGAATACATGATTCAAACCTTAGAACCTTATACATCCATAACGCCGATACATCCTGTCAAGCAGTCTAAACCGGTCTATCTTAGACTGCCGCTGTTAATATCCGATAATAGAAATCAAATCGTAGATAAACTGAATGCGGCCGGCATCGGCGCCACCACTTCATACCCTGAGGCAATAATAAATGTTCCGCAGTTGCGTAACTCTTTGGATCGCAGAGACCTAAATTGTCCTGGAGGATGCCAGGTTGCAAAAGAGATTGTCACACTACCGACCCAGGCATACATGAACCAACAATCCTTAGATAAAACCATTGATATACTCATTAGTTCTTGA
- a CDS encoding FemAB family PEP-CTERM system-associated protein: MKQDTPNITIKPVDSSYCQQWNKFLESNINASFYHRCEWMDLNESCLGNRSYFLAAFDSSNTIVGAFPLIHVNSVLFGNILCSMPFVNFGGPCSNDTAIQEKLLEESLVLSRSLGADYLEIRSLQQLASPQIQLHTSLHKISMSLQLSNDPETVWNGFSSKHRTNIRRAYKNNLSVRSGHLELLDDFFTVLSGSWKNHGTPIYRKQYFESILNRFGESTRIFVCYMGNNPVAAAFNGYYKNTVEGMWAGALPEYRKAQPNYALYWDMIKDASEKGFSSYHLGRSSAESNSEQFKKKWNANALQLYWQYALNKNNEIPQLNVNNPKYDLAIKLWRKLPLQVTTLVGPLLANRIP, encoded by the coding sequence TTGAAACAAGACACCCCGAATATAACAATTAAACCTGTTGATTCATCCTATTGCCAACAGTGGAATAAGTTTTTGGAATCCAATATTAATGCATCATTCTACCATCGGTGCGAGTGGATGGATCTTAACGAGTCCTGCTTGGGAAATAGAAGTTATTTTTTAGCGGCTTTCGACTCCTCCAACACTATCGTCGGGGCATTTCCTTTGATCCATGTCAATAGTGTGTTGTTTGGCAATATACTTTGCTCAATGCCATTTGTGAATTTTGGAGGCCCCTGCAGCAATGACACAGCAATCCAGGAAAAATTGCTTGAGGAGTCTTTAGTACTTAGCCGCTCTTTAGGAGCGGATTACCTGGAAATTCGGTCGCTACAACAACTCGCATCACCACAAATCCAACTACATACATCCTTACACAAGATAAGTATGTCACTACAATTGAGTAACGACCCAGAAACGGTGTGGAACGGTTTTAGCTCCAAACACCGTACCAATATACGAAGAGCTTACAAAAATAATCTATCTGTGAGATCGGGGCACCTGGAATTGTTGGACGATTTTTTCACGGTATTGTCCGGTTCATGGAAGAATCACGGTACCCCTATATATCGAAAACAATATTTCGAATCCATTTTAAATCGGTTCGGTGAAAGCACCCGAATATTTGTCTGTTACATGGGAAACAACCCGGTTGCTGCCGCTTTCAATGGTTATTACAAAAATACCGTGGAAGGGATGTGGGCAGGCGCATTGCCTGAATACCGTAAAGCACAACCAAATTACGCCTTATACTGGGATATGATCAAAGATGCCAGTGAAAAAGGATTCAGTTCTTATCATTTGGGTAGATCCAGCGCAGAATCCAATAGTGAGCAATTTAAAAAGAAGTGGAATGCAAATGCTTTACAGCTTTATTGGCAATACGCTTTAAATAAAAACAACGAGATACCTCAGTTAAATGTAAACAATCCCAAATATGATCTTGCCATAAAGCTTTGGCGAAAACTTCCACTGCAAGTGACCACCCTGGTTGGCCCCTTGTTGGCCAATAGAATTCCTTGA
- a CDS encoding glycosyltransferase family 2 protein, which produces MVFEYIFWLMFFGCFYAYFGYLLLLKCMAYIYEPPKDPAPNYDLPFVSVLIPVHNEAAIIREKVANSLALDYESGKLELVFISDGSTDETTEILKAYSEKNIIVVEIRSRKGKANALNVGLEQAAGEIIVFSDSSIMLEKTAVRNLVAPFVDRRIGAISGEDHIREMGGEGLYGKYELYLRNLESKVGSIVGASGSFYAQRKELCDPFVEGVAPDFLSVLNTLEKGYRCVTEPGAVGFMTALQDHKDEYNRKIRTLVRGMAALFYKNNLLNPFKYGFFAIELLSHKLARWLVPVFMIILLVSNLFMLDQALYVVTFGLQLVFYIAAIFAHLKVMSLHKQIIGKIPLYFCAANLAILVAWIRYISGVRQEIWQPSKRSSSSTR; this is translated from the coding sequence ATGGTGTTTGAATACATATTTTGGCTGATGTTTTTTGGGTGCTTCTATGCATATTTTGGCTACCTGTTGCTGCTCAAGTGTATGGCCTATATTTACGAGCCGCCGAAGGATCCGGCCCCGAATTATGATCTTCCCTTTGTGTCTGTTTTAATCCCTGTACACAATGAGGCTGCCATAATAAGAGAGAAAGTTGCCAATTCCCTGGCGTTAGACTATGAGTCGGGTAAGCTGGAGCTGGTCTTCATATCGGACGGTTCCACTGATGAGACCACCGAGATTCTGAAAGCGTATAGCGAAAAAAACATAATAGTGGTGGAAATCAGAAGTAGAAAAGGTAAAGCAAACGCGCTAAATGTAGGGTTGGAGCAGGCTGCAGGTGAAATAATAGTGTTCTCTGATTCTTCAATTATGTTAGAGAAAACGGCTGTCCGAAATCTGGTTGCTCCCTTTGTAGATCGACGTATTGGCGCCATTTCTGGTGAAGATCATATTCGAGAAATGGGTGGGGAAGGCCTGTACGGGAAATACGAATTGTACTTGAGAAATCTTGAATCTAAAGTCGGGTCTATTGTCGGCGCCAGCGGATCTTTTTATGCTCAACGTAAAGAACTATGTGACCCTTTTGTCGAAGGAGTTGCCCCGGACTTTTTGTCTGTATTGAACACTCTGGAAAAGGGCTATCGGTGTGTCACCGAGCCGGGCGCAGTGGGGTTCATGACCGCCTTGCAAGATCATAAAGACGAATATAACAGGAAAATACGGACGCTGGTCAGAGGGATGGCGGCATTGTTTTATAAAAATAATTTGTTGAATCCATTTAAGTACGGGTTTTTTGCCATCGAATTGTTGTCTCACAAACTGGCCAGATGGTTGGTGCCCGTTTTTATGATTATATTGTTGGTCAGTAATCTGTTTATGCTCGATCAAGCACTGTATGTTGTGACATTTGGGTTGCAGTTAGTGTTCTACATCGCTGCGATATTCGCGCATCTCAAGGTGATGTCTTTACATAAGCAAATTATCGGTAAGATTCCGTTATATTTTTGTGCAGCCAATCTGGCAATTCTGGTGGCATGGATACGCTATATCAGTGGCGTTCGTCAGGAAATTTGGCAACCAAGTAAACGATCCAGTAGTTCAACTCGGTAA